One Pantoea eucalypti genomic region harbors:
- the mtnA gene encoding S-methyl-5-thioribose-1-phosphate isomerase, whose product MQTLQTTSLQVRDNQLWILDQQALPQQKNWLPAHSVPQLIEHIHALRVRGAPLIGLSASLLLALLAEQGQPRAELAQALETLRAARPTAVNLMNNLDRMKGALAQPDFAPALAQEAWRLVQEDKQLCDAIADAGCTLVKPNSQLLTHCNTGGLATAGVGTALGVIARAHQQGLIKNVWVDETRPLLQGGRLTAWELGELAVPYTLITDSMAASLMARGDVDAVWVGADRIAANGDVANKIGTYSLAVLAHYHQIPFYVAAPHTTLDRSCPDGAAIPIEQRAASEVTGVAGSFGSVQWAPEAAWVYNPAFDVTPAALISGWVLDTGVVTPDQVQDGIFQPQ is encoded by the coding sequence ATGCAGACACTTCAAACCACCAGCTTACAGGTTCGTGACAATCAGCTCTGGATTCTGGATCAGCAGGCATTGCCGCAGCAGAAGAACTGGCTGCCCGCACACAGCGTGCCTCAACTGATTGAACATATTCATGCACTGCGGGTGCGCGGTGCGCCGCTAATCGGCCTCTCTGCCTCACTGCTGCTGGCGCTGCTGGCAGAACAGGGGCAGCCGCGCGCTGAACTGGCTCAGGCGCTGGAGACCCTGCGCGCTGCGCGCCCTACCGCCGTCAACCTGATGAACAATCTTGACCGAATGAAAGGGGCGCTGGCCCAGCCGGACTTTGCTCCTGCGCTGGCTCAGGAAGCCTGGCGGCTGGTGCAGGAGGATAAGCAACTGTGTGATGCCATCGCTGATGCGGGTTGCACGCTGGTGAAACCCAACAGCCAGCTGCTGACTCACTGTAATACCGGCGGGCTGGCAACGGCGGGTGTAGGCACCGCGCTGGGCGTCATTGCCCGCGCCCATCAGCAGGGCCTGATTAAGAATGTCTGGGTTGATGAGACCCGTCCGCTGTTACAGGGCGGCCGCTTAACCGCCTGGGAATTGGGCGAGCTGGCGGTTCCCTACACCCTGATTACCGACTCCATGGCCGCCAGCCTCATGGCCCGTGGCGACGTAGATGCGGTGTGGGTCGGCGCTGACCGCATTGCCGCCAATGGCGATGTCGCCAATAAGATCGGCACCTACAGCCTGGCGGTGCTGGCGCATTATCATCAGATCCCGTTCTACGTGGCGGCCCCGCATACCACGCTGGATCGCAGCTGCCCTGACGGCGCAGCGATTCCCATTGAGCAGCGCGCCGCCAGCGAAGTGACGGGCGTTGCAGGCAGTTTTGGCAGCGTGCAGTGGGCGCCAGAAGCAGCCTGGGTTTATAACCCGGCGTTTGACGTGACGCCAGCGGCGCTGATCAGCGGCTGGGTGCTGGACACCGGCGTGGTGACGCCTGACCAGGTACAGGACGGCATCTTCCAGCCGCAGTAA
- a CDS encoding methylthioribulose 1-phosphate dehydratase, which yields MSQSLPLDQLVAACHWIGEKGWAPATGGNMSVRRDEHVCLLSESGKDKGTLTRDDFIEVDIATSQSLSGRKPSAETGLHTMIYRLFPEAGAVLHTHTVNSTVLSRVEQGAALLLHGYEMQKSLSGQHTHLDTLAIPVFDNSQDIAALASEIEDYAARFPLRYGFLLRGHGLTCWGRDVSEARRHLEGLEFLFECERQRRLLEKA from the coding sequence ATGTCGCAGAGTCTTCCGTTAGATCAGCTGGTCGCCGCCTGTCACTGGATTGGCGAAAAAGGCTGGGCACCGGCCACCGGCGGAAATATGTCCGTGCGCCGCGATGAACATGTCTGCCTGCTGAGTGAATCGGGCAAAGATAAAGGCACGCTGACGCGGGATGACTTTATTGAGGTCGATATCGCCACCAGCCAGTCGCTCTCTGGCCGTAAGCCGTCGGCAGAAACCGGCCTGCACACGATGATCTATCGCCTCTTTCCTGAGGCGGGCGCGGTGCTGCACACCCACACGGTGAATTCGACCGTGCTGTCGCGGGTGGAGCAGGGTGCGGCGCTATTGCTGCACGGCTATGAGATGCAAAAATCGTTAAGTGGTCAGCATACTCACCTGGATACGCTGGCGATTCCCGTGTTCGACAATAGCCAGGATATCGCGGCGCTGGCGTCAGAAATTGAAGATTACGCCGCACGTTTTCCGCTGCGTTACGGTTTTCTGCTGCGCGGCCACGGCTTAACCTGCTGGGGCCGGGATGTCAGCGAAGCCCGCCGTCATCTGGAAGGTCTGGAATTTTTATTTGAATGTGAACGTCAACGTCGCCTGCTGGAGAAAGCATGA
- the mtnC gene encoding acireductone synthase produces MIRAIVTDIEGTTSDIRFVHNILFPYARKHLPDFLRENAHQPDVAAALQSVREEAGQLQADLAGVTDILLGFMDQDRKSTGLKALQGMIWRDGYVNGSFTGHLYPDVVPALSRWKAQGIELYVYSSGSVAAQKLLFGYSDEGDITGLFSGYFDTHVGAKRDVAAYRTIAADIGQPAEQLLFLSDIHQELDAAAEAGWQTLQLLRGDADNESRHRQVTDFSQINPESI; encoded by the coding sequence ATGATTCGCGCCATTGTTACTGATATCGAAGGCACTACCAGCGATATCCGCTTTGTACATAACATCCTGTTTCCCTATGCCCGCAAGCATCTGCCGGATTTCCTGCGTGAAAATGCGCACCAGCCGGACGTGGCGGCCGCACTGCAGTCGGTGCGCGAAGAAGCTGGTCAGCTGCAGGCCGATCTGGCTGGCGTCACAGATATTCTGCTGGGCTTTATGGACCAGGATCGCAAATCGACCGGCCTGAAGGCGCTGCAGGGCATGATCTGGCGTGATGGCTACGTGAACGGCAGTTTTACCGGTCATCTCTATCCCGACGTCGTGCCTGCGCTCAGCCGCTGGAAGGCGCAGGGTATTGAACTTTATGTATATTCCTCCGGCTCGGTTGCGGCGCAGAAATTGTTATTTGGCTACAGCGACGAAGGTGATATTACTGGCCTGTTCAGTGGCTATTTTGACACCCACGTCGGCGCCAAACGCGACGTCGCGGCTTATCGCACTATCGCTGCTGACATTGGCCAGCCAGCGGAGCAGCTGCTGTTCCTCTCCGATATTCATCAGGAGCTGGATGCCGCCGCAGAGGCGGGCTGGCAGACGTTGCAATTACTGCGTGGCGATGCGGACAATGAGAGCCGCCATCGTCAGGTGACGGATTTTTCCCAGATTAACCCGGAGTCGATTTAG
- a CDS encoding pyridoxal phosphate-dependent aminotransferase: MTQHNLIPESKLPLLGTTIFSQMSALAQQHNAINLSQGFPDFSGPDYLQQRLAYHVSQGANQYAPMTGALPLREAIAEKTARLYDYRPDVDVEITVTAGATEALYAAITALVRPGDEVICFDPSYDSYAPAVELSGGVMKRITLQPPAFRVDWQAFAALLSDKTRLVILNTPHNPTATVWQQSDFAALWQAISAHPVYVLSDEVYEHICFDEAGHASVLAHPDLRQRAIAVSSFGKTFHMTGWKVGYCIAPAAISAELRKVHQYLTFSVNTPAQLAIADMLREHPEHYLELPAFYRDRRDRLATALSNSRFKVLPCEGTYFLLVDYSAISDRDDVSFCQWLTREVGVAAIPLSVFCADAFPHKLIRLCFAKQPATLDAAAERLCQL, translated from the coding sequence ATGACGCAGCACAACCTGATCCCCGAGAGTAAACTTCCCTTACTCGGCACCACGATTTTCAGCCAGATGAGTGCGCTGGCGCAGCAGCATAACGCCATCAATCTCTCTCAGGGCTTTCCCGATTTCAGCGGCCCGGACTATCTACAGCAGCGGCTGGCGTATCACGTCAGCCAGGGCGCGAATCAGTATGCGCCGATGACCGGTGCGCTGCCGTTACGCGAGGCGATAGCTGAAAAAACCGCGCGACTTTATGATTACCGCCCGGATGTTGACGTGGAGATTACGGTGACAGCGGGTGCAACTGAAGCGCTCTATGCGGCGATTACCGCACTGGTGCGGCCGGGCGATGAGGTGATCTGCTTTGATCCCAGCTACGACAGCTATGCGCCTGCGGTGGAGTTGTCTGGCGGCGTGATGAAACGCATTACGCTGCAGCCGCCCGCTTTTCGGGTGGACTGGCAGGCGTTTGCTGCACTGCTGAGTGACAAAACCCGGCTGGTGATTCTGAATACGCCGCACAACCCTACCGCTACCGTCTGGCAGCAATCCGATTTCGCCGCGCTGTGGCAGGCGATTTCGGCGCACCCGGTTTATGTGCTGAGCGACGAAGTTTATGAGCACATCTGCTTCGATGAGGCGGGCCACGCCAGTGTGCTGGCCCATCCTGATTTGCGTCAGCGCGCCATCGCGGTGTCGTCGTTTGGCAAGACGTTCCACATGACCGGCTGGAAAGTGGGCTATTGCATTGCGCCTGCGGCGATCAGCGCTGAACTGCGCAAAGTGCATCAATACCTGACCTTCTCGGTGAATACCCCGGCGCAGCTGGCAATCGCCGATATGCTGCGTGAGCATCCGGAACACTATCTTGAGCTGCCAGCGTTCTATCGCGATCGCCGCGATCGGCTGGCCACGGCGCTGAGCAACAGCCGCTTTAAGGTTCTGCCCTGCGAAGGGACCTACTTTTTACTGGTCGATTACAGCGCCATCTCCGATCGGGATGATGTCAGTTTCTGCCAGTGGCTGACCCGTGAAGTCGGCGTCGCCGCGATACCCCTGTCGGTGTTCTGCGCCGATGCTTTCCCCCATAAACTGATCCGCCTCTGTTTTGCCAAACAGCCGGCGACATTAGATGCCGCCGCGGAGCGTTTATGTCAGCTTTGA
- a CDS encoding 1,2-dihydroxy-3-keto-5-methylthiopentene dioxygenase translates to MSALTIFTDREASQPVWHSTDAEAIRDRLNAKGVRFERWEADRDLGENPDPETVINAYQHAIDRLVAEKGYQSWDVISMRADNPQKTVLREKFLNEHTHGEDEVRFFVEGAGLFCLHLDGEILQILCEKNDLISVPAGTPHWFDMGSSPHFTAIRIFDNQEGWVANFTGDKIADAYPRLA, encoded by the coding sequence ATGAGCGCACTGACTATTTTTACCGACCGTGAAGCCAGCCAGCCGGTGTGGCACAGCACTGACGCGGAAGCGATTCGTGACCGCCTGAATGCCAAAGGTGTCCGTTTCGAGCGCTGGGAAGCCGATCGTGATTTGGGTGAAAATCCGGATCCCGAAACGGTGATCAACGCCTATCAGCATGCGATTGATCGGCTGGTGGCGGAAAAGGGCTATCAGAGCTGGGATGTGATCAGCATGCGTGCTGATAACCCGCAGAAAACCGTGCTGCGGGAGAAATTTCTCAATGAACATACGCACGGCGAAGATGAAGTGCGTTTCTTTGTCGAGGGGGCCGGGCTGTTCTGCCTGCATCTGGATGGCGAGATCCTGCAGATCCTCTGCGAAAAAAACGATCTGATCTCAGTGCCAGCAGGAACGCCGCACTGGTTTGATATGGGGTCGTCACCCCATTTCACGGCTATCCGTATTTTCGACAATCAGGAAGGCTGGGTGGCGAACTTTACCGGCGATAAGATAGCGGATGCCTATCCGCGTCTGGCGTAA